The Equus caballus isolate H_3958 breed thoroughbred chromosome 12, TB-T2T, whole genome shotgun sequence genome contains a region encoding:
- the LOC100061396 gene encoding mas-related G-protein coupled receptor member X4-like: MAHEPRNDPTGVSPRPQPWPSHLNNGSELPTAANATAHGTSVDGAHAFSAYENTLFLGIVLVSLCGLVGNGMVIWLLGFRIKRNPFSVYILNLAGADFAFLFCKSIRFLLFVLNRSVAVLNLLIRGVTFSSYLGGLSLLMAVSVERCLSVLFPIWYRCRRPAQLSAIACALIWGLSLCPGISVLLCVHFVAFSCDVVNLVYYGMFLLTFLVLCVSSLVLLIRVQCFSMRRQPARLSRIVLLTVLAFLVLGLPLGAGLLADRLSPSLPYFDILLPILHLLSALNSGVNPLIYFFMGRQRQQRGRKPLREVLQSALTEDVELSTEELPSPDDT, translated from the coding sequence ATGGCTCACGAGCCCCGAAATGACCCCACGGGCGTCTCTCCCAGACCGCAGCCCTGGCCGTCACACCTGAACAACGGGTCTGAGTTACCAACGGCGGCGAACGCAACAGCGCACGGCACGAGTGTGGATGGGGCCCACGCCTTTTCCGCTTACGAGAACACTCTCTTCCTTGGGATTGTGCTCGTGAGCCTCTGTGGGTTGGTGGGGAACGGCATGGTCATCTGGCTGCTCGGGTTCCGCATCAAGAGGAACCCCTTTTCCGTCTACATCCTCAACTTGGCCGGTGCCGACTTtgccttcctcttctgcaaaagCATCAGGTTcctactttttgttttaaatcgcTCCGTAGCTGTGCTCAATCTGCTCATACGAGGGGTCACCTTCTCTTCTTACCTGGGGGGTCTGAGTCTGCTGATGGCTGTCAGCGTCGAGCGCTGTCTGTCCGTGCTCTTCCCCATCTGGTACAGATGCCGCCGCCCGGCACAGCTCTCGGCCATCGCGTGCGCTCTGATTTGGGGGCTGTCATTGTGTCCGGGGATCTCTGTGCTCTTGTGTGTCCACTTTGTGGCCTTCTCGTGTGATGTAGTAAACTTGGTCTATTATGGGATGTTCTTGCTTACCTTTCTGGTGCTCTGTGTGTCCAGCCTGGTTCTGCTCATCAGGGTGCAGTGCTTCTCCATGCGGAGACAGCCCGCCAGGCTCTCCAGGATCGTCCTTCTCACGGTCCTGGCCTTCCTGGTGCTCGGTCTGCCTCTCGGCGCAGGCTTGCTGGCCGACAGGCTCTCCCCGTCCCTCCCCTATTTTGACATCctgctgcccatcctccacctcctctccgcCCTGAACAGCGGGGTCAACCCCCTCATTTACTTCTTCATGGGAAGGCAGAGGCAACAGCGGGGCCGGAAGCCTCTCAGGGAAGTGCTCCAGAGCGCGCTAACGGAGGACGTGGAACTGAGCACAGAAGAGCTGCCGTCCCCAGATGACACCTGA